DNA sequence from the Cucurbita pepo subsp. pepo cultivar mu-cu-16 chromosome LG06, ASM280686v2, whole genome shotgun sequence genome:
tCTTTCCATTTTGGGTTTGCACATTTGTAATGATATCATGAGTGCTTTAGGGTGTCTCCAAGCTATATGTTTTCTTATACAATTACAGTCCGTCTTTGCTCAATGGATACAAAATACCCATGCTTTAGTACCTAGTATAACGCCCCTGGTGCAATAACAGACACTAGTTTGACTTGGGGGTGGTGATTTAATGGCCGTGGGCGGCAAAGTTGCTTTGTTACCTACGTTGGGAATCGCAGATTTTCTTGGTACATCATATGCATGCATTTACGATTCATGTACGATATTGATACTCCTGAAAGTTGTTCTATTTTCTCATAGCTCGTGTTTGATACTAGATAAAGAAAATCTTGGTTTTCGTTTTCCTTGTGATGGGCCGGGAAGAGAGGGTACATGTCAAGTATCTGATTGGGCCTATTTTGGACGTAGAATTCAATTTGAAATGGGGTCAGATTAGGGGAAGATgccttttatttattgtccGCACTATCCTGTTTTTGATGAGCTTACTTTATGAACAGGAACTGGCCACTCTACAGGCAAGCTTCGAAGAACAAAGAGCCAAGAATGAgagtttgaagaaaatgaaggtaactctgctttcttcttccatgAATGCCTTTGTACAGTTACAAAAAGATTGACAGAAAAAGGGTTTCAAAACCAAGATTCTCCACTTGCCCTTGACTCAAATCCATAATTTAGTAAACAATCTTACATTATGCACAGGTTGATTTGAACTTGAAATACCCAGAGAAATTCAGTACAAACTCCAATATGATGCATGAGGAATCTTCATCAACACTTACCCATCAAAGGGAAAGCTCTAATAACATTGAAACAAGTCATCCTACATTACCATTCACTGGATCAGGTTCTTCCGAGGCTCAATCACAAAAGAAGAGCAAATCAACCGAAGAAGACTCTGTCTTTTTACTACCAGATTTGAATATGACACCCTCAGAGGATTATTGACTAAGGTGAAAATACATTgactctctctttctctctctctctctaatatgATAATGGTTAAAGGATTATGTGGGATTAAACCTGGCAGTCACTGGTAAGGTCATGAGCCCTATGACCCTACAACTTGGTGATGGCAAAGAAAGTTTGCCGTCTTGTAGTGTAGGCCCAACCAACCAGACTTTTATTAGCTCTTCAGGCTGTAATCCTGTGGGTAAAACCAATTGTTGAATCCCTCTAGAATGGTGTAGGGTTTGATTCATTCGTTGTAGCGTTTATTATAATAGGTACATAATCAATGAATTTGTTTGTCATCATGACTTTGAtcttaatatttctttttaccGCGCCTTCCTTCCTTTTGTTAATGCGTTCTTACTCATGATGTTCATTCAAAAGTGCCATAATGGGTAGCAGCGGCATAGTTTGATTACAATAAGTGTTGAATCACAGCTAGTTTGGTTCTAGCAGTAAAATTCAAACCTGAGCAGAATGTGTATTAGATTTATCAATATAGTTTGAATTTCGAATATTGGTTTAACTGCTAGTTTGTTCGATCCTTATACTCATTTTGGGAGTACTTTAGAAAAGAATTAACATAAGTTCATAAGTTTATATGCATCGAACATCTTTTAAACTTTGATATTAAGTAACCattttactatattatatatattaggggtgtacattcgaCCTGACAATCCAAACCAACCAAACTCGAACTATaggagttgggttgggttgggttaggttggattagcatttcgagTTGGGTTATAACTGGGAAATGGGCTTCCCAAGTGAGTGtcctttgttttcattttttttactcatgAAGCATTGTGTGTAGAAGAAATGAAGACTGTTGGACACCATCTCTCCAACAGTCTCCAGTAGTTCTTAAGATTCATCTCAACTTCTCTTTCAACAAGCTTGATGCAACGATATAATACGAGCTCGACTGGGTTGAAGGCACACTCCATGTCCACTGTAATTTGATCATAGTCGGTCTTGATTTCCAACATTATCCCCGTCGCTAGCGTTCGGAGTGGTAGAAGCCATTCGTTATACGACTTCTGCAAATTGGTCTTCAACAAAACTCCAGTATAGTTTGTGTTTACTGTTCCATGGATTTTGATAATTATTCACAATCATCAATATAgtcattaaaaattaagaatccATATGTTCTAGTAATAAGTTTAGATAAACAGTGATAATCGGCCTTCTCCATTGAAATGCCTTACCGCCGCTGTGACCTTGAGATTACCGTTCAGAGTTCAGATAATAATACGAGTTGTTCGCCGTTGCCCGCCGGCGGTTCCAAGTTTCAGGCCGTCGTGCCTCTTCTCCGGCGCGGCGGAGTATTGGTCGCCTCGACAGGCCAAGATGTAATCTCTTCCGAACGGATCTTCCCGGTCCGAATATTTATATGCATGCTCCGGATTTacaaattctattctaattttaagcctaattatatttctaattattattattattatttattagtcacaaaatctttatttattgACATTAAATattgtcaaaattattaatgaaaattttgtttttttaagttacaaaattaaaatttttatgtaaatataaaaatatttaaaataaatgatcgGAACATTTAATCTCGAAGTGAAGCtaaacttaaataattaataataataaaatataagatttGAGAGTAACCcgacataaaattttaaaaagtatataatttttaaatgttaaatttatgaatatattcttaaaacttataaaaaatattttaggaaaatcaacagatttaagatttattatatatgagctaataatttaaacttatgtttttctttttgaagtgaaaaaaaaaaaaaaaaaaaaaaccgtggataaattcatcatttattacattataaataatatttttacgGCGAggaattttaattagttgaagAATTATAATGGAGGATTGGAGAGGATAATTACAGGACTTGGACGGAGCAGCATAACGCCGAAGCCAAACAGACCTCTCCACTTTCCTCGAAGCTCAACCAACGATCGCACCAAAATCTTGATCGTCTTCCTCCTTCGATTACAGTTTTCGACGTCTTAGAACTGATTCAATTCGCCTCTCCCTGCTGTGTTCGTCGCATTGCGCCTCACGGTCAGCTCCAGATCCCACAATGGAGCCCGATGTGAGCATCGAAACGAGCTCCATGATCAGAGTGGCGGTGCTGCCGATCGGTTCGGTTCCGCCGACTCAACTGCGGGACTACTTGTCGATGCTTCTGCGGCACCAATTGATTCCACTTTCCGCCATAAGTTCGTTCTACACGGAGCACCAGAAATCGCCGTTTGCTCATCAGCCTTGGGACTCTGGCAGTCTTCGTTTCAAGTTTATTCTCGGTGGAGATCCGCCTAGCCCTTGGGAAGACTTCCAATCCAACCGCAAGATCCTTGCTGTTATTGGTATCTGTCACTGTCCTTCTTCCCCCGATCTTGATTCTGCTACTGAGCAGTTCAATGCCGCCTGCAAGGGTTACACTTCGGCGCTCGTCGAACGTTGTTTCGCCTTTTGCCCCGATGATTCTCAGGCAGGGAATTGCTTTGTGCTCTTTGTTAACTTTGATTTGACCATGctcacctgaaaaaaaaaaaaaacgcataTCCATGATCTTCGTGAATGTTAAGTCGTAAGACTTGCAAATAGTTATTTATGATCAATTAAAGCTTTTGAGcatctaatttttttctctctttcttggAATTTGTTGCAGCTAGAAGAAGGCAGCAAAAAAGGAGGTAATCTGAGGTTGTTTCCTCCAGCTGACCGGCAAACTCAGGAATTTCATCTGAACACAATGATGCAAGATATTGCAGCTTCTTTGTTGATGGAATTTGAGAAATGGGTCCTTCAAGCGGAGTCTGCTGGAACTATTTTGAAAACGCCTTTAGATTCTCAAGCAAGTCTCAGCTCAGAGGAGGTTTATATTTAGGTGTcctaattaattgatttagtttttttattacaatcgTTGCTGTTATGTCATTTCTTCTCTAGATACGGCTCGCATCTCACATTTAATGGAGAACTGTAAGTACAATGCGAAAGGATGTTCTAAACACTGCAACTTAATAGTTTGTAACTGATGAAAAATGCAGGTTATTAAAGCCAAAAAGAGAAGGCTTGGGCGTGCACAGAAGACAATTGGTGACTATTGTCTGCTGGCAGCATCGCCAGTTGATGCCAATGCTCACTATTCTACTGCAATCGATCTTGCTCGGTTAACCGGGGACTATTTTTGGTACGCGGGGGCTTTGGAGGGAAGTGTCTGTGCCTTACTGGTACCTTCCTCTCTCTAGCATTTCCTTAATCCCCTCCCCCTAGGATACAGCCTTAGTTTCTTTAGTAAAATAATCTGCATGCATCCAGATGCAGAGAATTCAATGTAAGTAGAAATTTCATTTGATGATGTTCTTTGTGATTTTCGGTTCTGTCCAGATAGTTTAAGTAGCTATTTTCTATGATCAAAGTACAGCTTTAACTTCCAGGTTTGAGGCGgcttagaatatatatatacacacctAATGTTTACCGGAACTCGATGTCAAGGCATTGTATATGGTGCTATCGTACGAGGGATATTTTCATAATTGGAATATCATCATTAGATTCACTTCTTTGTTGATTTCAAAACATCACTATGGTATTAGTTCTGCCAATTGACCACCATGGATAAAGATGGTCGGAGCATTCCCATAAATGCTGCGATCCCCTTGTATTTTACTTTTTGCAGGGGGTTAAGAGAGTAGTAGTCGAGAAATAATTAGAATAGCGGAAGTTCTTACTTACGGCAGAGTGTCGACCCCTGGAATACTGACTTAAGTCGGAACATAGTTAGCAAGGATGAGTACGTGATATATCATATAAACGAGGCAGCttgaaatttgttgatttGAGGGAGAGTAATGGGTCTTTTTGAGATCCCCATCTACTGGACTTTATTATTGAGTCAACAGAAAATTTGTTTAAGTTTCTAACAGTTATACATATAACAAAAtcctttattttctcattcttctcgAGAAATAAAGTAGCCTAAATCATATTAATCTTTGAAACTTGTTGGTATTCATGGCATACTTCTATACTTTTGGTGGTGTGTATGTCTTgatgtatttttgtttaattggtTTACTTTATACTTCTGAATATCAGATTGATCGCATGGGTCAAACGGATGCAATTCTGGAGGAAGAAGTCAGATACCGATACAATAGTGTTATTTTGCATTACAGGAAGTCATTTATACAAGATAACACCCAAAGGTAGTGTTCAGGTTTttctgttttaaaaaaataataaatattgtagCAAATCATTTGAGAGTAAAGTGCTTaagtttgatattattaaaaatagtttcatctcttataatttattcataCAATAGCCTTTTTTGATTAAAAACCAAGCTATCATTGAGAATAAATGCATGAAAATACCCCAAGAGGAACCCAATTAACCCATAAAAGGACTAAAATCAAGCAAAATAAGGCCTAAAGTTAAATTAACCTAAAGAGAAGcatgacatcaattttaagcaattatttaaaatattaacatagCTAGTTCTtaagaaagaaacaatttcCCACCATTGAGTTTGCCTAATGGTATTGGGGCAATAAATGGTTTTTGAGAGAATGAAGTTTTAGCACACATGGTCGCTTACCtatgatttaataaaattctacAAGTTTTTTTATAACCAACTTTAGTAAGATTACACAATTTCTCCCTGAGATTAGCTAAAACGTGTGTAAGTTGGACTAGAGACTTTCTCTTACGTGTTTAATTGTGGATTGTCATGATAAAAACTATGTTTTTGATAGGACAAGTAAAATGAAATTGTGTTTctttggaaaaatattttgttgttcttgatcGAAATTCACTTTTTgcaaatcaattaatatatacGAGTGCTTGCATGTGCTGTTCATTTTACCAATCTCTGATATGTTGTTTCATATATTTGCCCCTTTAacattctttctttcatttttttctcctcaaTAGGGTTTCACCCCTAAGTTTTGAACTCGAGGCTACTTTGAAGTTGGCTAGATTTCTTTGCAggtatattttatgatttgtgTACTTGAATACTGAATATATTTTACTGTGTATAGGTGACCATGTGGTtgatttgaaggaaaagagacGAGATAATATGTTCTCTGATTACAAGTAGTACATTGGTCATCAGTTTATTTGTGCGAATCTGTATGCGTGAATCTCTTCCAGAAGATGCATCTCTATTGTTTTGAAAGTTAGTAGTTCACTAAGATAGAATttacagtaaaaaaaatttagtttgcATTTTagtatagattttttttttctaatttgagtaatgaatacatatatattaactCATATTTCTGACTTTTGGTTATGCAATAAATAACTTTATCTACTCTTTCGAGGGGGGTTTGATTCACAGGAGAGAGCTGGCTAAAGAGGTTGCAGAGTTGTTAACCAGTGCAGCAGATGGTGCTAAATCTTTGATTGATGCCAGTGATAGATTAATATTATATGTTGAAATAGCTCGTTTATTTGGTTCTCTTGGTTACCAGCGGAAAGCTGCTTTCTTTTCAAGGCAGGTTGCTCAGTTATACATGCAACAGGAAAATAGACATGCTGCTGTTAGCGCCTTGCAAGTCTTGGCCCTGACAACAAAAGCTTATCGTGTTCAAAGTCGATCATCCGAGACTGATCATTCTTTCTCCCATGTGAGTAGCTAGATGACAAAGATCTAGTTCCTAACTCCTCTGGCTTTTGCCTTTgtgtttcaacttttttaatgCAACTTTCTTTCGtattttaaaaggaaagaagagaaaaagacaCCGTGCCCCGGTTGTATGTTCagatatttttttccttctaaataATGTTATGCATTTAGTACAAATGCTATTCGATTATTTGACTCGTGAAGGATATTGTAAGAAATGGGGGCCTAACAGATATAAACCCTGCCATTTGCTACGATGGCTGATGGTGATGTACTTGTTTGTTTCTAGCTGCTGAAAATTCTGTCTCTTAATACAATTGAATTGTCCTCTGCAGTTGTCATTTCCAACTTCAAGCGCTATGGAGATTAACTTCNNNNNNNNNNNNNNNNNNNNNNNNNNNNNNNNNNNNNNNNNNNNNNNNNNNNNNNNNNNNNNNNNNNNNNNNNNNNNNNNNNNNNNNNNNNNNNNtttttttttttttttttttttttttttttttttttttttttttttttttttttttttttttttttttttttgtcaatttaattttccatGGATATGACCTCACTTACAATTCTCTATTCAGTTTTCATATTGATCAACTAATCTTGccagtttctttttctttccttcttttttcctccCTTATATCCTTTTTTAGATGTTTTGTTCGTTTAACcgaatttttcttcttttttatcctTAAAGAATAAGGCTGGCCTGAGTAACTCTGATTCTGGAAAAATGCACCATCAGTCATTAGTATCTTTATTTGAGTCTCAATGGAGTACTTTGCAAATGGTCGTGTTAAGGGAGATTTTACTGTCTGCTGTCCGTGCTGGTGATCCTCTTGCTGCGTGGAGTGCTGCAGCACGGCTACTTAGATCTTATTATCCTTTAATAACACCAGCGGGCCAAAATGGCTTGGCAAGTGCCCTTTCAAATTCAGCAGAGAGGTTACCATCAGGTGTTCGCTGTGCCGATCCCGCCTTACCTTTCATAAGGTgactagccattttaatattcatactTTCCAATGCCCTTTCAAATTTGAGTACTTTTTGGGAGTTTGTTAATGATTAACTGGTCTTTCTAGGTTGCATTCTTTTCCTCTCCATCCTTCACAATTGGACATTGTAAAACGCAATCCCGATAAGGAAGACTGGTGGGCCGGATCTGCCCCTTCTGGACCTTTCATTTATACTCCATTCAGCAAAGGAGACACGTCGAATAACAGCAAGCAGGAACTGGTTTGGGTTGTTGGAGAACCAGTGCAGGTCCTGGTGGAGTTAGCCAATCCATGCGGCTTTGAGTTGAGGGTTGATAGTATATACCTTTCTGTGCATTCGGGAAATTTTGATGCTTTTCCAGTTTCTGTGAATCTTCCTCCCAATTCATCGAAGGTGGTTACTTTGTCTGGGATTCCAACTTCAGTTGGGCCAGTGAGAATTCCTGGGTGTATTGTACATTGCTTTGGTGCAATAACTGAACACCTTTTCAAGGATGTTGACAATCTACTCAATGGAGTAGCTCAAGGACTTGTTCTTTCTGACCCATTCAGGAGCTGTGGGTCCATGAAGTTGAGGAATGTATCGGTTCCAAATATATCTGTGATATCGCCATTGCCGTTGTTAGTTTCACACGTTGTTGGTGGTAATGGTGCCATTATTCTCTATGAAGGTGAAATTCGTGATATATGGATACATCTGGCTAATGCAGGTACAATCCCAGTTGAGCAGGCACACATATCATTATCTGGAAAACACCAAGATTCCGTTATCTCCATTgcttttgaaactttaaaatCTGCTCTTCCTTTGAAGCCTGGTGCTGAAGTGATCATACCTGTGACCTTAAAAGCTTGGCAGCTTGGAGTACTCGATTCTGATACAGTTAGTGGCAGGAGTTCATCTCCAATCATGTTGAGGCATTCCAAGGATGGCAGCAGCCCTACTTTCTTTATACATTATGCAGGTATTTACTTctcatatttctttctttcctctaatGATGATAACCAATGTTTCAAATCATGGTGGGTCGTTTAAGTTGCGTTGCTGTGCATATTATATATTCATGGTTTACTTCCTTGATTTGTAATTAATTCCTTTAGTGAAGTTcatgatcaaattaaattgaatgcCTTGCATGACGCTCAAACTCATAAATATCAGTCCAAGCATTGGTTTTTTCCCCCTGTTCTTCTGTTGTGCGACGTTGTAAGGCTACGCATTGGTCCATATTCTCAACCATTATTTTGCTTTCTAGGGCCTATGGCGAATACTGAAGGCGTTCTCCCCAATGGTTCTGCTATACCCCCTGGTCGACGCCTGGTTATTCCGCTGCAAATTTGTGTTTTACAGGGTTTATCTTTTGTGAAAGCACAATTTCTTTCAATGGAAATTCCAGCACATGTGGGTGAAGACCTTCCTAAACCAGCTGAAATTGATAATAATTCTACAGACCAACCCGTTGAGACTCAAAGCAAAATTGACAGATTGGTGAAGATTGATCCATTCCGGGGAAGTTGGGGTCTTCGGTTTCTTGAACTTGAGTTGTCGAATCCAACCGACATATTGTTTGAAATTAGTGTTTCTGTCCAGGTCGAAAATTCAGGCCGGGAGGAAAATGCATCTGCTGACCAAAGCGTTACAGAATATAGTTATCATAAAACAAGAATAGACAGAGATTTCTCTGCAAGAGTGCTGATACCCTTAGAACACTGTAAATTGCCTGTTCTTGATGGTTCGTTCTTTGGAAAAAACGTTGCAGCAGATGGAACGGTGAATTTCCGAAACTTAAGCTTCTCGGAAAAGACTACGAAAGCTGAACTAAATGCTTCGATCAAGAATTTAACATCTAGAATTAAGGTCAAGTGGCAATCTGGACGGAATAGCTTCGGAGAATTAAACATCAAGGATGCTGTTCTTGCAGCCTTGCAATCGTCAATGATGGATGTATTGTTGCCAG
Encoded proteins:
- the LOC111796817 gene encoding trafficking protein particle complex II-specific subunit 120 homolog translates to MEPDVSIETSSMIRVAVLPIGSVPPTQLRDYLSMLLRHQLIPLSAISSFYTEHQKSPFAHQPWDSGSLRFKFILGGDPPSPWEDFQSNRKILAVIGICHCPSSPDLDSATEQFNAACKGYTSALVERCFAFCPDDSQLEEGSKKGGNLRLFPPADRQTQEFHLNTMMQDIAASLLMEFEKWVLQAESAGTILKTPLDSQASLSSEEVIKAKKRRLGRAQKTIGDYCLLAASPVDANAHYSTAIDLARLTGDYFWYAGALEGSVCALLIDRMGQTDAILEEEVRYRYNSVILHYRKSFIQDNTQRVSPLSFELEATLKLARFLCRRELAKEVAELLTSAADGAKSLIDASDRLILYVEIARLFGSLGYQRKAAFFSRQVAQLYMQQENRHAAVSALQVLALTTKAYRVQSRSSETDHSFSHNKAGLSNSDSGKMHHQSLVSLFESQWSTLQMVVLREILLSAVRAGDPLAAWSAAARLLRSYYPLITPAGQNGLASALSNSAERLPSGVRCADPALPFIRLHSFPLHPSQLDIVKRNPDKEDWWAGSAPSGPFIYTPFSKGDTSNNSKQELVWVVGEPVQVLVELANPCGFELRVDSIYLSVHSGNFDAFPVSVNLPPNSSKVVTLSGIPTSVGPVRIPGCIVHCFGAITEHLFKDVDNLLNGVAQGLVLSDPFRSCGSMKLRNVSVPNISVISPLPLLVSHVVGGNGAIILYEGEIRDIWIHLANAGTIPVEQAHISLSGKHQDSVISIAFETLKSALPLKPGAEVIIPVTLKAWQLGVLDSDTVSGRSSSPIMLRHSKDGSSPTFFIHYAGPMANTEGVLPNGSAIPPGRRLVIPLQICVLQGLSFVKAQFLSMEIPAHVGEDLPKPAEIDNNSTDQPVETQSKIDRLVKIDPFRGSWGLRFLELELSNPTDILFEISVSVQVENSGREENASADQSVTEYSYHKTRIDRDFSARVLIPLEHCKLPVLDGSFFGKNVAADGTVNFRNLSFSEKTTKAELNASIKNLTSRIKVKWQSGRNSFGELNIKDAVLAALQSSMMDVLLPDPLTFGFRTVSNSSDDKEPTQNLHTGSSHSSLEAHEMTPLEVIVRNNTKEMIKMSLNITCRDVAGENCIEGPKSTVLWNGVLSGITLEVPPLEETTHSFSLYFLIPGEYTLSAAAIIDDATDILRARARTSSPDEPIICCGPPYHLCVNGTTEMFSHPL